The Desulfosporosinus acidiphilus SJ4 genome has a window encoding:
- a CDS encoding PocR ligand-binding domain-containing protein, with protein sequence MAQPFISCDHNIYKLSNLFDLREIQKLQDLFSAATGVASLITEPDGTPITEPSGFCNLCLAIRSTEKGLNNCRKSDSMMGSPQKDGPKIRRCSSGGLLDAGASIIVDGIHIANWLIGQVLDEDAAMEDLMKYTDEIGVKPEVSMDALKDVKRMSKLQFENICRFLFFHANQLSMYAAQNLLLIQEIGRRKIFETEIKNLNHDLELKIEERTLQLQETVQTLEDNNAELEEINTILEEEIAKRKKAEEEVLKLNEELERKVGERTRKLQELNAILEEEIMEKTMAENELKKEKVLTDALFNSAPGMIYLYDENSNLVRWNRQHEEMTGYSSEELAHMKLLDWYKGDKASQTSVAKGIKRANRFGFGEAEANLQKKDGTKIPMYFTAGSIFIDGKQYFAGVGIDITDRKRREEENHYLSYHDVLTGLYNRRFYEEEIKRLDINGDLPLSIIIGDVNGLKVINDAFGHDKGDELLKKSAEAIQRSCKADDIVARWGGDEFVILLPKTKKEEAEQVVQRINDRFAKIKINTIQVSMSFGLETKEENNVNIHEVLKRAEDAMYKHKVLANNGMMGNLINTIINTLHEKNPREEQHSKRVSQICQMLGRELNLSESEVGKLKAAGLLHDIGKIAIEESILNKPGRPTETEWDQIKRHPEIGYRILSTSKEMSDLADCILAHHERWDGKGYPRGLMGENIPMISRIIALADSFDAMISERVYRNALSKEEALAEIEKNSGTQFDPGIAEIFIKVLAKE encoded by the coding sequence ATGGCTCAACCATTTATTTCTTGTGATCATAACATTTATAAATTGTCAAATCTCTTTGACCTGCGCGAAATTCAGAAGCTTCAGGATTTGTTTTCTGCGGCGACTGGTGTGGCCTCACTCATAACTGAGCCTGATGGAACACCTATAACGGAACCAAGTGGCTTTTGCAACTTGTGTCTGGCTATAAGAAGCACTGAAAAAGGACTGAACAATTGTCGAAAATCAGATTCAATGATGGGAAGTCCTCAAAAAGATGGGCCTAAAATACGGCGGTGTTCGAGCGGAGGTCTTCTTGATGCAGGAGCAAGTATTATTGTTGACGGAATTCATATTGCTAATTGGCTGATAGGTCAGGTACTTGACGAGGACGCAGCAATGGAAGATCTCATGAAATACACGGATGAAATTGGCGTCAAACCTGAAGTGTCTATGGATGCTCTAAAAGATGTAAAACGCATGTCCAAACTTCAGTTTGAAAATATTTGTCGTTTCCTTTTCTTTCATGCCAATCAGCTTTCGATGTACGCGGCTCAAAATCTCTTACTAATCCAGGAAATCGGCCGGCGGAAGATTTTTGAAACGGAAATCAAAAACCTTAATCATGATCTTGAATTAAAGATAGAAGAAAGAACTCTACAACTGCAGGAGACTGTTCAGACCCTTGAAGACAATAATGCTGAGTTAGAGGAAATAAATACGATTCTGGAGGAGGAAATTGCCAAACGCAAAAAGGCCGAGGAGGAAGTTCTCAAATTAAATGAGGAACTGGAAAGAAAGGTCGGAGAACGTACAAGAAAACTTCAGGAATTGAATGCCATCTTGGAAGAAGAAATCATGGAGAAGACCATGGCAGAGAATGAGCTGAAGAAGGAAAAGGTATTAACTGATGCCTTATTTAACAGCGCTCCAGGGATGATATACCTCTACGATGAGAATAGCAACTTAGTGAGATGGAACAGGCAACATGAAGAAATGACAGGCTATTCTTCTGAAGAGTTGGCTCATATGAAGTTATTAGATTGGTATAAAGGAGACAAAGCAAGTCAAACATCCGTGGCCAAAGGAATCAAAAGGGCGAATCGGTTCGGGTTTGGCGAGGCTGAAGCAAATCTTCAGAAAAAGGACGGGACTAAAATACCGATGTACTTTACTGCCGGTTCAATTTTTATTGATGGGAAGCAATATTTTGCCGGGGTAGGGATCGACATAACTGACCGCAAAAGAAGGGAAGAAGAAAATCACTATTTAAGTTATCATGATGTTTTAACGGGCCTTTATAACCGAAGATTTTATGAAGAAGAAATCAAACGCTTGGATATCAATGGAGATCTTCCCCTTTCAATTATTATTGGGGATGTGAATGGCCTTAAAGTCATTAATGATGCTTTTGGACACGATAAAGGGGATGAGCTTTTAAAGAAATCGGCAGAAGCCATCCAAAGGTCTTGTAAGGCAGATGACATCGTCGCTCGTTGGGGAGGCGATGAATTTGTTATCCTTCTTCCCAAAACCAAAAAAGAAGAGGCCGAACAGGTCGTCCAAAGGATTAATGACCGGTTTGCCAAGATAAAAATTAACACAATACAGGTGAGCATGTCCTTTGGCTTGGAAACCAAAGAGGAGAATAATGTAAATATCCACGAAGTTCTAAAAAGAGCTGAAGATGCTATGTACAAACATAAAGTCCTTGCCAATAATGGAATGATGGGTAATTTAATAAATACAATTATTAATACCCTGCACGAAAAGAATCCAAGAGAGGAACAACATTCCAAAAGGGTCAGTCAAATTTGTCAAATGCTTGGAAGGGAGTTAAACCTTTCTGAATCTGAAGTCGGTAAACTAAAAGCCGCCGGCCTCCTTCATGACATAGGAAAAATTGCCATCGAAGAAAGTATCTTAAACAAACCCGGAAGACCTACAGAGACTGAATGGGACCAGATCAAGAGACACCCCGAGATTGGCTATAGAATATTAAGTACTTCAAAGGAAATGTCAGATTTGGCGGATTGCATTTTGGCACATCATGAACGCTGGGATGGTAAGGGTTACCCAAGGGGATTAATGGGCGAAAATATTCCGATGATTTCAAGAATTATTGCACTTGCTGATAGCTTTGATGCTATGATTAGTGAAAGGGTTTATCGAAATGCTCTGAGCAAGGAAGAAGCCCTAGCAGAAATTGAGAAAAACTCTGGTACACAATTTGATCCGGGAATTGCCGAGATATTCATTAAAGTCTTAGCGAAAGAATAG